Below is a genomic region from Deinococcus misasensis DSM 22328.
ACGTTTCGCTGTTGCGCTTCGACAGAAAGGATGTCGTAGAGGTCGGATCTGACACCAATGGGTCTGGTTTTCATGACGGCATGTCCTCCAGAGATGGATTGACAGAGGGGCTTGAAGGGTCTTCAGAAGCAGGAAAAACCCGAGTTGGATTTCTGAGCTGGTGAATGGCCATGCGGGTGTGGCAGGACAGCCCTTTGGCTGTGCGTGCACGGTGAAACCAGATGGCGTCAAAGATGTAAAGGTGCACCAGAGCCCCAACCACTTCATCCGGGGTGGCTTGAAGTTTGTCGCAGAAGGCTTGAAATGCTTCTGCCCGCTCTGGATCGGTGAACTGAAGTTGGATGTTCATGCTTGTGCCTTTGGGGTGGGTCCAACGCGGAATTGCGGGGTGTTGCGAAGCTCATCCCAGAACTTCGAGCGTTTCCAGTCGTCCATCAGGCGTGCCCCTGCCGTTTTGCGGACAGCGTTTTCCTTCAAGGCAATTTCTGCCCTCTGGATCGAGGCTTGCAGGTAAGCCAACTGGTCAATGCCCCGGTCCAGCATCCTGAGGGTTTGCCAGAGCACCTTCCGGTAAAGGTTGATGGACCTGTGGTCTTTCAGGCGGGCAGCAATGCCCTGGGCGAGCAAATCCACCAGCACGCCACGGTTCTTTTTGGGGGCTTCCCGAAGGGTTGGGAGGTCAAAAACGTCCAGAACGGCATCCGGCCCATTTTGGAGAGTCATGTGTAACGCATCAGGGTTCAGTTTGGAAGGGGGTAACGTCCAAGTATTGATAAGTAGTTGGGCATTTAAGACCTCTTCCGATTTATATGACTCTCCATTCAGTGTTTTGAACGCGGTTTTTCCAGTCTTCACATCTGCATTGAGGTCACGCCATTCATGCTGCAACTCTTCAATGCTGATGCGGGGGGTGATGTGGGTGTGTCTTGGATTCAACTTGATGCAGAAGATGGAACCCGTTTTGCGGGCCAGCCCGCGCAAGTCCCCTGTCTTTCCCTTCACCGCCATCAGCCGGAGGCTTCTGAGCCGTTTTAACGCAACGTAGAAGGTGCTCTTCTTGTACCCCGCGAACTCCATGACCAGTTCCGCAGGCATGTGGAAGGTGACGGTGGTGACAGCCTTGCTCAGCCCTCTGGCTCTGGCGTAGTGGATGGCCAGCTCCAGAGCCGCCTGATAAATGGCATCCTCTGCTTTGCTGAGCTTCAGGCCCAAGTATTCCGGGCAGTCCAGCAGTCGGCGGATCCACTCTTTCGCCCCAAGGCGCATTTCTGGAGGGCTGGAACGCACTTCATCCCGACCTGGCAAGACCTGCTGGTAATCCTGTGTGATCCCTTGCAATTCCAAATCGGCTTTTTTTGTTTCTGGTGCGGTCTCTGGGACACTCTGGACATCGGATAGAAGAAAGGGCAAGGTTTTGCCCTTCTTCTGGTGACGGGTCAGAAATTGCAGCGTCTGCGCGTCAAGCATGCAGCCACCTCTGGAAGCGGACCAGAGCCCTGCCATGCAAACGCATGAGGCCAGAGAGGATCTGGCCACCACGCTTCACCACAACAGGATCATGCTGGAAGGGCTTGCACAGACGCACCACACTGACCTGAAGTTCTTGCAGGGCTTTCAGGTCGTGGTGTTCTGCGTAAATGGGACCGTTGCTTTCCGCCAGTCGAAGGTGCTCAAGGGTTTGGGAGCGGGTCAGCATGACAGATCAATCCCTCTGGTCCTGCAGCATGAACAGCACCACATGGGCTGGACCAGCACAGATGGACTTCACTTCTGCGTGGTGTTCTTCCAGAAAGCGGTTCATGGTACTGAAATTGGCCTTGCTGACAAAAAGCCTGACATCCAGCGCCTGCACACAGAATTCCCTGCCACTTGCCAGAGGATGCACGGTCTGTCTGGGATGCACCCCACACTGAAACAGCATCTGAACCACCGAACGGGCAAAAGGGGAGAGGGCTTCAAACGTGGCTCTGGTGTCTCCTGCTGGTGCATCGCTGCCGATGGGGGCATCCAGGGCTTGATCAAAAGCAGAAGGAGGCATCAAATCACCTCTTCTGTGGAAGCCCACTGGACCAGCACCGCACGCTTGAACAGGATCTTGCCGGCCCCTTCTTCGTTGCGGACCACACCGGGCAGGCTTCCAGCGTTGGCCATGCCACGCACACGGGCTTCACTGATGCCCAGAAGCTCTGCGGCTTCCTCTACGGTGATCAGCAGTTTGCCCTCTGGCACCTGCACCGAATCTTTGACGGCTTTCGTGATGCTCTGGACCAATTGCTGGACCAGAAGGCTGTTGGCTGGGATTCCGAGGTATAAGACTTCGCTGCTCTCACTCATGTGCAGTTCCCTTCTTTTGTTCTAAATTTTTTAGAGGAATTTCAAGGTAAGCAAAAACCTTCCGTAGGATGGGTTTTCGAGGGGTGTTTGCCCCGCGTTCCCAAGTCGAAATTGTTTCTGGTGCTACTCCTATGGCCTCGGCAAGCTCTTTTTGAGTCAACAATTTAGCCTCCCGAGCTTCCCGTATAAGGTCGCTAAGGTTGTCCATGCTAAGAATATTAGAGTAAAATCGAGGCGTAATCAAGCACAGATCTAAAAATATTAGAGACTTATGCTAATAAAACTAGAGATACGTTTATGATTCCTATAATGAGCCCGAAACTAAGCGACAGTACAGCAGAAGAGATGTTGCGCCAGCGGATGAGGGAAAATGACCTGGATCAGCTTGGGGTAGCTCGTGTGGCTGGCAAGTCCCGCACTTGGGTTGGTAACCAACTGTTCGCTAACCCTCTTAAGACGCTCTGGACGATGTATCTTTCAGAACCCCAGACCCTTAGAGCGCTTTCAAAAGCTTTTGGATATGAAAATGAATACACCTTATTGATTGCGCTAGGCTTGTTCGATACAGAGACAATTACCAATTTGGCACAGCATATAGATGTGTCCCGTACAGCTGCGTTCCCATTGAACCCCAATGCAGAACCAGCAAGCCTTACTGTCAAAATTCCCATTTATGGCACAGTCGGCGCTGGCCTGAAAAAGATCCATGCCCACGACCACCCTTCAGAATTCGTGGAATTCGACATGCGGGAACTGCCCAAAGCTGTGGATGTGGCCAAGCTTTTCATTCTGGTCGTCAATGGAGACAGCATGTCTGATGAGTTCGTGACCCGCCAGATTCCACACGGCAGCAAGATTCTGGTGGAAAGTGACGCCATCCCAACGGACGGGAAAATCGTGGTGGCCTGGATTCCACAGCTGGAAACCGGAGTGGTCAAACAATACTTCTCCAAAGGGGAAGACACCCTTCTCAGGTCTTACAAGGTGGGTGGGCCAACCTTCTGGGCCTCCCAGTACCCGGATATGGTGCTGGAAGGCGTGGTGCGGAGGGTGATCTGGGAGCCGTAATAAGAATAAACCCTTATACATCTTACTCTATAATTATTTTTGAAAAAATCGTAAGATTAAGAAAAGGGCGAGAAAAAAAGTCTTGGTGTGCGAGTTGTCGCTGTGATAAATAATTTTCTAATGTAGTTTATGCCTAATTTAAAATTGTCTTTTGAGTACTTGGAGGTTAAGACATGGCAGAAATAAGCAAAAACTTCGAAGTCGATGCTAGGATGATACCACTTTTGGGTGATCATTTAATAAAAGATCCAAGTCTTGCTGTATTTGAGCTTATTAAAAATGCTTATGATGCTGATGCGGCGACTGTTTATGTAGATTTTATTGATTTTGATGATCCAAATAAGGCAAGAATTATTATATCTGATGATGGAACTGGAATGAATTTAGAAACTATAAATAATGTTTGGCTCAAATTGGGTATTAACCATAAAATGAAATCTCTATTATCAAATACTAGAACCACAAAATACCATAGACTTCCTTTAGGTGGTAAGGGAATAGGTAGATTTTCCGTTCACAAGCTTGGAAGGAAAATTACTTTGCATACGAAATCTGAAAATGATCCTGAAATTTCCCTAAAGATTAACTGGGAAGAATTCAATAGAGATGTAGCTTTACATGACATACCTGTTGTAATAGAAACAGATTTAAAATATCAATTTGCTCCGGATCAAACTGGAACATTTATAGAAATAAGTTCACTTCGAGATGAATGGTCTGTGGGCCAAATTAAAAATCTGCACAATTCCATCGCTTCAATAATCTCTCCTTTTAAAAATAAGTCTGATTTTAATATATATTTCAACATTGATCCTATGCCAGAGGGATATGTTCCACCTCTCGGACTAGAGAGTATAAGGGAATTTGCCTTATTCCACATTAGAGGAGTCTGTAATGAGATAAATAATAGGATAAAATACGTTTATGAATATAAATTCCAACCATATAAAAATATGCTCAATAAGATTAGTCCCCGTTATGCTGTGAGTGAATATATGGATATAAAAGTCAAAAAAGGTGAGCAAATACCTGATACATTGAAGGGTATTGGAAAATTTGAATTCGAGTTCATGATTTTCGATAGAGATAATTATGTAATTAAGCTTTATAATGGTAATAAAAAAGATCTAAAAGATTATTTAGATCAAAACGGCGGTGTGAGAGTCTATAGGGATGGTATAAGAATTTTCAATTATGGCGAAAAAGGTGTTGACTGGCTTTCGCTCGATGTTAATAGAGTTAATTCGCCAACAAAAAGGATTAGCAATAATATAATTTTGGGTTCTATAAACCTGAGATACCCCGATAGTGAAGGCCTGATTGAAAAAACTAATAGAGAGGGTTTCATTGAAAATGAAAAGTATGATGCGTTTACTAAAATTGTTGCTAGTATAATCAGTGATATCACATTAGAGAGAAATAAAGATAAAGATAAAATTAGGATGTATTATAAAACCAGTAAGATCAATAAGAACCAAGAAGATCTATCCAGCGAATTTAAAGAGCTTAGAGAAATGATAAATAGTGGCGAATCTAAAGAGGCTATAGATCAGCATATAAAATATATGGAATTTAAATATAATGAATTTAAAAGTAGTATTACCAGTGCCGCTCAAATTGGTGCTGGATTATCATTAGTAATACATGAAGTAGAGAAGGGTATATCTTCGATCAGGCAACTTTTCGAGGAGCAGTACGATTATGAAATTATTAGAGAAAAGGTTTATGATATTTCCAAAATAGTAGATAATTTGTCTGGATTTATAAGAAATGATAATAAAAAGAAGGAAAAATTAAAAAAAATAGTTGACCAGTCAATTTTTAATTTGCAAATTCGAATGAAGAGGCATGGTATTAAATTAAGCAAGGTATATGACGAAAACATATCTGGAATTGAAATTGATGCTTTTAGAATGTTGATGATATCTATTACAAATATAATAGAAAATGCCGTATGGTGGACATCAAGATATTCTGAAGATAAAATGATTTATATTGAAATAACAGATAGAATTAATGGAAATCCAATGATAATTATTGCTGATTCTGGCCCAGGATTTATTGATGAGGAGGAATACTTGATCCGCCCATTTTTTACTAGAAAGCCTGATGGCATGGGGCTAGGTTTGTTCTTGGCAAATGAAGTTATGGAAGGAAGAAGAGGAGCTCTTAGATTTTCTGACAGTAGAGAAGTTCAAATACCTGAGATTTATAAGGGAGCAGTCGTAATTCTTGACTTGGGGGAACATAATGCTTGAGTACTTTCGCGAAAGTAAAGTTGTCTTGATAGATGATTCTAGAGATCAAGTTGAAAATATAATAAAATTTCTTAGTTTAAAAGGCATAGCTTGCAATTATATAGAAAATTACTCGGATTTAGAAATTAAATTTAGTGGAGTACGTTTTTTAATTCTAGATTTATATTTAAGCACTATTCAGGATGGCTTTGATCCTCTTTTATCATCTCTAGATGTAATATTACCCGAAGATATTGGTCCAGTTGTTATTTTGATATTTAGTAATCATTCTGATGATATAGATAAATTTAAGATCGCTCTTAAGGAATACTTACCTAGATTAAAATACTATAAAATACGAGCTCTCGATAAGGAAAGAATCAACAGGAATCCTACTATTCTTGAGGAGGAAATGAATAATCTTATCAAAAGCGAAAGTATTTTTGATATACAATTAAACTGGGAAAGTGAAGTCGCAAAAGCTGTTCAGGGAGTAAGTAATAGATTGTATAGTAATGTTATAAAAGAACAGAATAGTGATAAAATGTTTGCAAAAATTGTATATCACTTTATGGGATCTAGAGGAAGTAAAGAAGATAACATTGAATTATATAGATCTATATTAAGATCTTTCACGCTATTAATAGGCGATGAGATAGACTGCTGTGATTATAATAATAACTTAGATACATTTATGAATAATGTTAAATTATTAATTAATGAATCTAAAGGTTATAGTATTGAAGAATCCGAAAAAGGCAAATTGAATTCATCAATCAATGTAATACAAGCTAAATCTATGAGTCATCAGTTTGGTAGTCTATACGTCTGCTCGGACTGGGATCCAAATATAATCAGTGAATATGAAAATGACTTAATTACTGATATATTCAAATTTGATAGTATTGATTCATACGATAAATACTGTTCTGATCAGGATGTTAATAAAAATGATATTATATCTGTGATCATGGATATTTCTCCCCCATGCGATCATGCACAAGATAAATTAAAACTGCATAAATTCGTCATGGGTATTCTTGTGAGCGAAGGAGCTTATGAAAAAATTAAATCAAAAATTAAAAAAGCTGATAGTATATTTAAGTGGATTAAAATTAGTATAAATGGTTCGGAAAAAATTAGAGAAGGCAATTATTATTTAATATTCAATCTTTCCTTCTCTTGCAGCTTTCATTTTTCTAAAGTAAGAGAAAAAAATCCAATATTACTTGTTAGAAACGAACCGGCTTTGCATATAAAAAATAAATACTTGTCTTACTTTTCTAGGGTGGGGGATGTGCAGTTTTAGATAAGTACTGATAATTTGGAGGTTTAACAACTCGAGTATGAATAAACGTGGTCACGGCGAAGGTACAATTGGCAAGCGTCCAGACGGCACTTATTACGCTTCCCTGATGGTGGGTTACCAGAAAGATGGGAAACCCTTGCGCAAGTGGGTCTATGGCAAGACCCGCAAAGAAGTGCAAGCCAAACTGGACCAGTTGAAGGAACTGAAAAAGCGTGGGGTCACCACAGACCTCACGCTGGCTGGCTTGATGGACAGGTGGCTGGACTTCAAAGCCTCGCAGGTCAGACCGGCCACGCTGGAATCTTACCGGATGCTTCTGGACCAGTATGTCAAACCAGAGATTGGTGACATCCGGCTGGACAAACTGACTGCTTTGAACTTGCAGGAGTTTTATTCAAAGCTGCCGTCTTTGTCTCAGCAGAAGAAGGGCAAGGAGCGCAAGCCTTTGTCTGCCCGGACGTGCAAGTACGTGCACACCCTGATCAAGGGCATTCTGGATCAGGCGGTCCGGTGGGATTTGCTCTGGCGGAACGTGGCCGACCAGGTGATGCCTCCAAAGGCAGAGAAGAAGGACGTGGAGTTCTGGGATGCAGAAGAGGCCATGCGCTTTCTGGAGGCCTGCAAGAGCCACCGTCTGTACCCTTTGTTTTACCTGGCGATCACCACGGGTTTGCGGCGTTCTGAGCTGTTGGGTGTCCGTTGGGAGGACATCGACTTTGCCAGAGGTTGGTTGAAGATCCGCCATGCGGTCAAGCAGGGCATGCGGGGTGTGCCCACAGAGGTCAGCAAGCCCAAGACCAGAGCAGGGGAGAGGACCATTGCTCTGGGTGAAGACATGCTGGATCTGCTCAGGCAGGTGCCCAGAGATCCCAGCGGTTGGGTGTTTGCTTCTGAAGCAGGAACCCCCATAGAGCCCCGCAACCTGAACCGGGTGTTTTACGACCTGATCCAGAAGGCAGGGGTGCGCAAGATCCGCTTGCATGACCTGAGGCATTCTTATGCTTCTCTGGCCATCCGCAGGGGCATTCCGGTGAAGACGCTGGCGGAGCGTTTGGGCCACACCGATGTTTCATTTACCCTGAACACATACGCCCATGTTTACGATGAACAGCGGCGTGCTGCAGGTTTGTCTCTGGCGGATCTGGTGCAGGAACCCGTACAACAATCTGTACAACAATCCCCACAAAAAACCGATGAAAACCCCGAAAAATCGGAGGAAACAAAATCAAAAAAACGTTTTTTTGGACAATGAATTACGTTATTTAACAAATTTCGGTTCAGGTTCTGCCCGAGCTTTTAATCACTGGGTCGTAGGTTCGAGCCCTACACAACCCACCACAGAAACCCCCGAGGATTCCTCGGGGGTTCTTGCTTTTGCAAATGTCAGGGCTTTTTGCTGTATCATCCTGCGTCCACTTCATCTGGTGAATCATCACACCCAGAGCCTTTGCCGTGTGCTACGCTCTTTTTATCCTTATGCCACGCCCTGTTGCCCTCCCTGAGCCCCTCAACCATTGGATCACCGAAGCTCAGGCGTGGACCTACCAGGAGCCGCAAAAAGCCCTGGACTTTGCACGTCAGGCAAGGGTGCTCCTGACCGAACAGGCCCCTCTGGACGTGCAACTGGAGGTTCGCAGGTGTTTTGTGAACTGCCTTTCCAGCGCAGGTGAAAACCACGAAGGCTTGCGTGAGGCGTGGGAACTGCTGGCTCTGGCTGTGGAAGCTGGAGACGTGCACACCGAAGCCACCGCCGATCAATTGATTGCCACCATGCTGTCCAGCATCGGGCAGTACGAGCAGAGCTTGCCTTACTTTCAGGAGGCCCGCAGGCTCAGTGAAAGTCTGGATGAGGAGCAGTTTGCCATTGCCACCCTGAATCTGGCAGACACCCTTGAGAAACTCGGGCGCATGACCGATGCCGAACACACCTACCAGAGCGTGCTGGATTTGCCTGCCCACCATCCACAGGTGCAGGTGGTGCAGTCTTATGCCCGTCTGAGTCTGGTGGATGTGCGGGTGCTGGAGTTTGAGATGGCGGTTTTGCCCGTGTCGGCTCTGGAGCCTGAAGTGCCGGTGCTCCGTCAGGTGGCTGAAGAGGCCAGAGGGGCCAGAGACCGGTTTCTGGAACTGTATGCCCACAGTCTGGCCACACGGTTGCTGATTCACCTGAACCGTTTGCCTGAGGCCGAAGCGCACTTTGCACAGTCCTGGGCCATTGCTCAGGAGTTGGATCAGCCCACGGCATGGGCCAGTGCTTACGAGGCCAGAGCCTTTCTGTACTGCCTGCAAGACGACCACACCGAAGCCATGCAGTCTTTTGAGGAAGCCGCAAGGCAACTGGAACAGGTGGGCACCAACGGGGAACTCCTGCAACTGCTCAATTCTTACGTGCGTTACCTGAGGTTCTGGAAGCAGCACGAGAAAGCTTTCGAGGTGCTCTGGAAGCTGCACACCCTGGACCGTTCCGTGCGAACCGAAGGGGTGATTTTGCAGGCCCAGATGGTGGCTTTGCAAGGCCAGATCGAGGTGGAACGCAAAGCCAACGAGTTGCATGTGCAGCACGTTCAGGAGCTGCAACACCTGCAAAAACAACTGCAAGAGCAGAACAAGCTGCTGGAAAAACTGTCCCGAGAAGATGAACTGACTGGGGTTTTCAACCGAAGGCATGCCGTTCACTTGCTCCGTGAAATGGGTGCCAGCACCGGGTGTGCCCTGCTGCTTTTCGATGTGGACCACTTCAAGAAGGTCAATGACCTTTTTGGCCACAGCATGGGGGATGCGGTTCTGAAGGGCATCGCAGACATTGTGCGCCTGCACCTGCAAGAAGGGGATGTGTTTGGCCGGTTGGGTGGCGAAGAGTTTGTGGTGGCCCTGCACACCCCGTGCCTGATTCAAGCAGAGCAACTGGCTTGGAGGCTGTGCAAGGCGGTGTCCGAATCCAGATGGCCCGGCATGGGAGACCGCAATGTCACCCTCAGCATTGGGGTGACCCTGTTCACCTCTGGAACGCTGGAGACTGCCCTCCACATTGCCGATGAAGCCCTCTATGAAGCCAAAGGACAGGGCCGCAACGGTGTGGTGACAAGGCCTGCCAGAGTCTGAGGTCTTCCTGACAAAATGCATTTCCATCCCTGCGCGGCTTGGTATAAGCTGGACGCATGGGTCTGAACAAGAGATGGCTGCTCGGGGTGCTGCTGGTGCTGACCTCCTCGGTGGGGTGTGCCAGAGATGTGCCTGCTGTGAAACTGTCACAGCTTCCCAGAGAAGTCCAGAACACCTATCAACTGATCCTCAAGGGTGGCCCTTTTCCTTACCGCAAAGACGGTTCGGTGTTTCAGAACCGTGAGAAAAGATTGCCGATCCAGCCTGCCAATTACTACCGTGAGTACACCGTGCCCACACCCGGCGAAACCGACCGGGGTGCCCGGCGCATCGTCTGTGGCCCAAAGCTGGACTGCTTTTACACCAGCGACCACTACCGTTCATTCCGGAGGATCCTCAAATGACCGACCTCAGCCTGAACACCCTGGAAGATTGCGGCATCCTGCCCCTCCACACCGATGAAGCGACCCTGCGCACGGAAGCCCTGCAAGAAGGTTATGCCTTCATGTGCGTGGATCTGGGCATCGTCACCGAAAAACAGGATCTGCTGTATGCCTTTGCCTCAGATCTGGAATTCCCAGAGTACTTCGGACAGAACTGGGATGCCCTTTCTGATTGCCTGATGGACCTGTCGTGGCGTGAAGCCGAGGGTTACGTGCTGGTGCTGGAAGGCACCCACCACCTTGAGGAAGCCCTCGGGGAAGATTACGACATCCTGATGGAAATTCTGGAGGAAACCATCAAGTTCTGGCAGGAGCAGGACACGCCGTTCTGGGTGTTTTTGACCTGAGGGTTTACAGGCCGAGGGCCAAGGGCAGAAAGCAGAAGGCTCTGCCGAGAGCCGAGGGCAAAAACAGCCAAGGTAGAACAACTGTTACCACCTACGTAGGGGCGAGGCATGCCTCGCCCGTTTTTCTTCCTCAAAACACTTGAACATAATGTTCAACTGTTGGAAAAGGATCATAGAAATGGTGCAGCAAGGCTTTCCACTGTTGATACTCTGGACTGCCCCTGAAACCCACCGTGTGGTCTTCCAGAGTCTCCCAGCGCACCAGCAAAACATACTGGCTGTCCTGCTCCAGACATTTCTGCAACCCGTGGGAGAGGTACCCTTTCATGCCCGAGATGATGCTCTGGGCCTGTTCAAAAGCCTGCTCGAATTCAGACTGTTTGCCGGGAATCACGTTCAGAATGGCCACTTCAAGGATCATGGGGTGATTTTAAAGGGTTTGATGGACAGCTGTGAGGAGAAGTCTGGGCCTGGGAGGGTTTACAGTCAACAGTTCACGGTAGACAGCAAGCATGTTCTTCAAACACATGGCACAGGTCATGTGGGTGTGTTTTAAAAAACATGTCCATTGCGTGCGGGAGCAACCATTCTCGCTGTCTTGCCCTGAAAACGTGCTTGCGGGGCGGCCCGCGTCGCACTGGGCGCTGTGAACTGTCCACTGTAGACTGTAAACTTCTGGCAGCATCAAAAAAGCGCGGAATGTTCCGCGCTTCTTGTTGGCTTTTGAAGGCTGAAACCTGACCGCTTTTACAGGCTTTCTGCGGCGTCGGTGGCCACTTTGGTTTTGCCCATTCCGGCCACAATCTGGTTGATCACGCGGATCCATGCCCGGGCAGAAGATTCCACCACGTCAGTGGCAACGCTCTGGCCGGTGATGTGCATGTTCTGGTAGCGGGCAGTGATGGACACCTCTCCCAGAGCTTCAGAACCACGGGTGACGGCCTGAATGCGGTAGGTGTCCAGCTCTGGGGTGATGCCGGTGATCTGGTTGATGGCACTGAAGGCGGCGGCCACAGGTCCATCTCCGTGAGCGGTGGCTTCCACGATGCCCTCTGGCGTAGAGAGGCGCACGAAGGCCACAGGGGTGATGTTCAGGCCCGAGGTGATCTGGAAGCCTTGAAGGGTGAAAGTCTGGGGAACGTCGGTGCGGGCCTCGACCAGTGCGCGCAGGTCATCGGCGTAAATCTGGCCTTTGCGGTCTGCGAGTTCTTTGAAGCGGGCAAACAGGGCATTGATCTTCTCGTCAGTGAAGGTGTATCCGAGGTCAGAGAGGGCTTTTCTGAACGCGGCGCGGCCCGAGTGCTTGCCCATCACCATCACGGCGGCTTCGCGGCCCACCAGTTCGGCGTTCATGATTTCGTAGGTGTCTTTGTGCTTGAGGACCCCGTCCTGGTGGATGCCAGACTCGTGTGCAAAAGCATTGTCTCCGACGATGGCCTTGTTGGGCTGCACGGGCATTCCGGTGAGGCGGGACACCAGACGGGAAGCGCGGTACAGTTCGCGGGTGTTGATTTTGGTCTCGGCGTGGTACCAGTCTTTGCGGGTGTGGATCGCCATCACCACTTCTTCCAGAGAGGTGTTTCCAGCCCGTTCACCGATGCCGTTGATGGTGCACTCGATCTGGGTGGCTCCGTTTTCCACAGCAGCAAGGCTGAGGGCGGTGGCCATGCCAAGGTCATCGTGGCAGTGGGTGGAGATGGCCACGTTGCGTCCGGCCACCACATCGTCGTAAATGGTGCGGATGATGCGTCCGTATTCGTTGGGAGAACCGTAACCCACGGTGTCGGGGATGTTGATGGTGGTGGCTCCGGCTTCAATGGCCACGCGGTAAAGCTGGTACACGAACTCGGGGTCGGCGCGCATCACGTCCTGAGCGCTGAATTCCACATCGTCGGTGAATTGCAGGGCAAACTGGATCATCTCGTGGCTGAGTTCCAGAATTTGCTCGGGGGTTTTCTTGAGCATCTTCTCCAGGTGAATTTTGGATGCCGAGGTGAACACGTGGATGCGGCGCTTGTCGGCGGGCTCAAGGGCCATGGCTGCACGTTCGATGTCGGCTTTGTTGAGGCGGGCCAGAGAGCAGATCACCGGACCGTGCACCTCCTGAGCGATGCGCTGGATGCACTCAAAGTCGCCGGGGGAGGAGATGGCAAATCCCGCTTCGATGATGTCCACACCCAGACGGGCCAGCTGGTGGGCAATTTCAAGTTTTTGTGCGTGGTTGAGGGCCACGCCGGGGGATTGTTCGCCGTCACGGAGGGTGGT
It encodes:
- a CDS encoding 2-isopropylmalate synthase — translated: MRHIKIFDTTLRDGEQSPGVALNHAQKLEIAHQLARLGVDIIEAGFAISSPGDFECIQRIAQEVHGPVICSLARLNKADIERAAMALEPADKRRIHVFTSASKIHLEKMLKKTPEQILELSHEMIQFALQFTDDVEFSAQDVMRADPEFVYQLYRVAIEAGATTINIPDTVGYGSPNEYGRIIRTIYDDVVAGRNVAISTHCHDDLGMATALSLAAVENGATQIECTINGIGERAGNTSLEEVVMAIHTRKDWYHAETKINTRELYRASRLVSRLTGMPVQPNKAIVGDNAFAHESGIHQDGVLKHKDTYEIMNAELVGREAAVMVMGKHSGRAAFRKALSDLGYTFTDEKINALFARFKELADRKGQIYADDLRALVEARTDVPQTFTLQGFQITSGLNITPVAFVRLSTPEGIVEATAHGDGPVAAAFSAINQITGITPELDTYRIQAVTRGSEALGEVSITARYQNMHITGQSVATDVVESSARAWIRVINQIVAGMGKTKVATDAAESL